From one Marmota flaviventris isolate mMarFla1 chromosome 1, mMarFla1.hap1, whole genome shotgun sequence genomic stretch:
- the Dnajb6 gene encoding dnaJ homolog subfamily B member 6 isoform X3, with product MVDYYEVLGVQRHASPEDIKKAYRKLALKWHPDKNPENKEEAERKFKQVAEAYEVLSDAKKRDIYDKYGKEGLNGGGGGGSHFDSPFEFGFTFRNPDDVFRDFFGGRDPFSFDFFGVLGDFHFQAVRIYTQEKKLHHGYYVYEVTVQPPGGFEEVASEDLEPSEELEQLCFEEAVEDSPSDENSEVLDVISSEELDLFSEEEPSEGCSRGQGELLSEELDLISSEEEASPGDTEEFSEECEELLSEEEQYSGPELEALLVQQ from the exons ATGGTGGATTACTATGAAGTTCTAGGCGTGCAGAGACATGCCTCACCCGAGGATATCAAAAAGGC ATACCGGAAACTTGCACTAAAGTGGCATCCAGATAAAAATCCTGAGAATaaagaagaagcagagagaaaattcaaacaaGTAGCTGAGGCATATGAGGTGTTATCAGATG CTAAAAAACGGGACATCTATGACAAGTATGGCAAAGAAGGCTTAAATGGTGGAGGTGGAG GTGGAAGTCATTTTGACAGTCCATTTGAGTTTGGCTTCACATTCCGGAACCCAGATGATGTCTTCAGGGACTTTTTTGGTGGAAGGGACCCATTTTCCTTCGACTTCTTTG GTGTTCTAGGGGACTTCCATTTTCAGGCTGTAAGGATTTACACACAGGAAAAGAAGCTGCACCATGGCTACTACGTGTACGAGGTGACTGTGCAGCCTCCTGGCG GGTTCGAGGAAGTGGCCAGTGAGGACTTGGAGCCTAGTGAAGAACTAGAGCAGCTCTGTTTTGAGGAGGCAGTGGAAGATTCTCCAAGTGACGAGAACAGTGAGGTTTTGGATGTGATATCCAGCGAGGAGCTGGACCTCTTTAGTGAAGAAGAGCCAAGCGAAGGCTGTAGCCGGGGCCAGGGCGAACTTCTCAGTGAGGAGTTGGACCTCATATCCAGCGAGGAGGAAGCCagccctggggacacagaggagtTCAGCGAGGAGTGCGAGGAGCTGCTGAGCGAGGAGGAGCAGTACAGTGGGCCAGAACTTGAGGCACTACTTGTTCAACAATAA